A genomic window from Variovorax paradoxus includes:
- a CDS encoding SPW repeat protein gives MKQVKHWQDPVNAVAGAWLIVSPWVLGFSDMTPAMWTMVATGIVLGAVALGATFVPRQWEEWTEVALAAWLAISPWVIGFRGVETAMVNAVLVAAVILVLALWVLVTDKDYLGNIGDRPAH, from the coding sequence ATGAAGCAAGTGAAGCATTGGCAAGACCCCGTCAACGCCGTCGCCGGCGCCTGGCTGATCGTCTCGCCCTGGGTCCTGGGCTTTTCGGACATGACGCCCGCCATGTGGACGATGGTGGCGACCGGCATCGTGCTCGGCGCGGTGGCGCTCGGTGCGACCTTCGTGCCCCGACAGTGGGAAGAATGGACCGAGGTTGCGCTGGCGGCCTGGCTCGCGATATCGCCCTGGGTGATTGGCTTCCGTGGCGTCGAGACGGCGATGGTCAATGCGGTGCTCGTCGCCGCGGTGATCCTCGTGCTGGCGCTCTGGGTGCTGGTGACCGACAAGGACTACCTGGGCAATATCGGCGACCGTCCGGCGCATTGA
- a CDS encoding efflux transporter outer membrane subunit — protein MNALLSLSSFRASRFPLSALALAAVLAGCSVGPRYEQPTTAASVNWKEQKTAEGWLPAAPADALDRGEWWKLFGDATLDELAGRVQVSNQNIAAAVANYSQAQALVRGERAALFPSVSLDGSGKRSGTVGGSSTSSPSNAFSATLGASWTPDVWGRLREAVSSAQANAQASEADLAAARLSAIGDLATNYFSLREADTEIVLLDETIQGYQRAFEITSNRYQAGIAAQTDVLQAQTQLVNAKAERVGLQRTRATYEHAIAALLGVAPADFSLPAAQWTPVVPGVPLGVPSTLLQRRPDIAAAERTVAAANSQIGIARAAYFPNIGLTASVGSSASRVKDLFSSANSLWSLGFSVAQVVFDAGAIAANVDSAKASYESSVARYRQTVLTAFQAVEDQLTASATLAEQEGFRREASAAADKTEQQLLNRYRAAQVSYTDVVTAQAAALSARRTLVQLQVSRQTTAIALIQAMGGGWQAGWMGDGNNAKADAAAPQPAASRTQ, from the coding sequence ATGAACGCACTGCTTTCCCTTTCTTCCTTCCGCGCGAGCCGCTTCCCGCTCTCGGCGCTCGCACTGGCTGCTGTGCTCGCCGGCTGCTCCGTCGGCCCGCGCTACGAGCAGCCCACCACCGCCGCGTCCGTCAACTGGAAGGAGCAGAAGACCGCCGAAGGCTGGCTGCCCGCCGCGCCTGCCGACGCGCTCGACCGCGGCGAATGGTGGAAGCTGTTCGGCGATGCCACGCTCGATGAACTCGCCGGCCGCGTGCAGGTGTCGAACCAGAACATCGCCGCGGCGGTGGCCAACTATTCGCAGGCCCAGGCGCTGGTGCGCGGCGAGCGGGCGGCGCTGTTCCCGTCGGTGTCGCTCGATGGCAGCGGCAAGCGCTCGGGCACCGTGGGCGGCAGCAGCACGTCGAGCCCGTCGAATGCCTTCTCGGCCACGCTCGGCGCCAGCTGGACGCCGGATGTGTGGGGCCGCCTGCGCGAAGCCGTGAGCAGCGCGCAGGCCAATGCACAGGCGAGCGAGGCCGACTTGGCCGCGGCGCGCCTGTCGGCCATCGGCGACCTGGCCACCAACTACTTTTCGCTGCGCGAGGCCGACACGGAGATCGTGTTGCTCGACGAAACCATCCAGGGCTACCAGCGCGCCTTCGAGATCACGAGCAACCGCTATCAGGCCGGCATTGCCGCGCAGACCGATGTGCTGCAGGCGCAGACGCAACTCGTCAACGCCAAGGCCGAACGGGTGGGTCTGCAGCGCACGCGCGCCACCTACGAGCACGCGATTGCCGCGCTGCTGGGCGTGGCACCAGCCGACTTCAGCCTGCCGGCCGCGCAATGGACGCCCGTGGTGCCCGGCGTGCCGCTCGGCGTGCCCTCGACGCTGCTGCAGCGCCGGCCCGACATCGCGGCCGCCGAGCGCACCGTGGCGGCGGCGAATTCGCAGATCGGCATTGCGCGCGCAGCCTACTTTCCGAACATCGGCCTCACGGCTTCGGTCGGCAGCAGCGCCAGCCGCGTGAAGGACCTGTTCAGCTCGGCCAACTCGCTGTGGTCGCTGGGCTTCTCGGTGGCGCAGGTGGTGTTCGATGCGGGCGCCATCGCGGCCAACGTCGATTCGGCCAAGGCCTCCTACGAGTCGAGCGTGGCGCGCTATCGGCAGACCGTGCTCACGGCTTTCCAGGCCGTGGAAGACCAGCTCACCGCGAGCGCGACGCTCGCCGAGCAGGAGGGCTTCCGCCGCGAGGCCTCGGCTGCGGCCGACAAGACCGAGCAGCAGTTGCTGAACCGCTATCGCGCCGCGCAGGTGAGCTACACCGACGTGGTCACCGCGCAGGCCGCCGCGCTGAGCGCGCGGCGCACGCTTGTGCAGCTGCAGGTCAGCCGCCAGACCACGGCCATCGCGCTGATCCAGGCGATGGGCGGGGGCTGGCAGGCTGGGTGGATGGGCGATGGCAACAACGCCAAAGCGGACGCGGCAGCACCGCAACCCGCCGCTTCGCGCACGCAGTAA
- a CDS encoding phosphotransferase enzyme family protein, producing the protein MNLEIAQSTPTAASIAKLVQAHYGLGEVVESEFLRRSFNQVYRLSFASGRRAVARLCAERPRGGPNMLFESAALQHWAQAGCPVSRCLPTTDGEVAIHVSLPEGSRALMLFEYLDGEFTGDSADDIEAFAHGLAALHVAGESYQGPASSYCLDLDYLLLRPLQGLLRAPTMTAELRPQFEMLGQRLHSDVLALGELSRVLCHGDAHGSNNFIVRGAQDQHEAVFFDFDEAGPGYLAYELAVYPWSLHPRTPDGVLSDKATGQWRNFISAYREARPLSDADLAAIARFMAVRQIWLLGECAGRVPVWGSQTIPTDYLRRQVTMLRKWETLELPL; encoded by the coding sequence ATGAATCTGGAAATCGCGCAATCCACGCCGACGGCGGCAAGCATTGCGAAGCTGGTTCAGGCGCACTACGGCCTGGGCGAAGTGGTCGAGAGCGAGTTCCTGCGGCGCAGCTTCAATCAAGTCTATCGACTGAGCTTTGCCAGTGGGCGACGTGCCGTGGCGCGGCTCTGTGCCGAGCGGCCCCGAGGCGGCCCCAACATGCTGTTCGAATCAGCCGCGCTGCAGCATTGGGCCCAGGCCGGATGCCCCGTATCCCGTTGCCTGCCCACCACGGACGGTGAAGTCGCCATCCACGTGTCGCTACCCGAGGGCTCCCGGGCGCTGATGCTGTTCGAGTATCTGGACGGAGAGTTCACCGGCGACTCGGCCGATGACATCGAAGCCTTTGCGCACGGGCTGGCCGCCCTGCACGTCGCGGGCGAAAGCTACCAGGGGCCGGCCAGCAGCTACTGCCTCGACCTGGACTACCTGCTGCTGCGCCCCCTGCAAGGCCTGCTGCGCGCTCCGACCATGACCGCCGAGCTGCGCCCGCAATTCGAGATGCTGGGCCAGCGCCTGCACAGCGATGTCCTGGCATTGGGCGAACTCAGCCGCGTGCTGTGCCACGGCGACGCGCACGGCAGCAACAACTTCATCGTGCGCGGTGCGCAGGACCAGCACGAGGCGGTGTTCTTCGACTTCGACGAGGCGGGCCCTGGCTACCTGGCTTATGAACTGGCGGTCTATCCGTGGAGCCTGCATCCGCGCACGCCCGATGGCGTACTGAGCGACAAGGCAACGGGGCAGTGGCGGAACTTCATATCCGCCTATCGCGAGGCCCGGCCCCTTTCCGATGCCGACCTTGCCGCCATCGCACGTTTCATGGCCGTGCGGCAGATCTGGCTGCTGGGAGAGTGCGCAGGAAGGGTTCCCGTCTGGGGCTCCCAGACCATACCGACCGACTACCTCCGCCGGCAGGTGACCATGCTGCGCAAGTGGGAAACATTGGAGTTGCCACTCTAG
- a CDS encoding efflux RND transporter permease subunit has product MNLSLPFVRRPIGTVLLTIGIALAGIAAFFVLPVSPLPQVDYPVISVRASIPGASPETMATSVATPLERHLGTIAGVNEMTSTSSVGSARVTLQFDLSRNIDGAAREVQAAINASRVDLPATLRSNPTYRKANPAASPVIILALTSKTKTPGQIYDAVSNIVSQRLSQVDGVGDVEIGGGSLPAVRIELLPFALSRYGISTEDVRAAIQASNANRPKGTVQGEGRKLQIYTQTPALRASDYAPMVIAWRNGAAVRLQDVAEVVDGVEDTRTLGLFNGEPAIIVLITRQPSANIIETVDSVRALLPELQAQLPPDVTLQVASDSTNSIRGSLREVELTLVISVILVVLVVSLFLRSVRATIVPAVATVAALLGTFGVMYLLGFSLNNLSLMALTVATGFVVDDAIVVLENTSRHIESGMTRMKAALLGAKEVGFTVLSISVSLVAVFIPLLFMGGQVGRLFREFAVTLSAAVMISLVISLTTTPMMCAWLLKPGGEHDKSKPQGRFGRMAARSYDWVLKRYETSLDWALDSKGLVMLILVAVVGLNVYLFSAAPKGFFPQQDSGQLNGGLRADQSISSQALAAKLRQVVDIIRKDEAVDTVVGFTGAGRAGGGFMFVNLKPANQRKDSGLAVIARLRPQLNEVTGLRVFLGTVQDVRSGGRASNSTYQYTLKSDNLADLRTWALKLSDELKMQPVLTDIDTDQDENGVETVAKVDPDSARRLGLTSTAVDNALYNAFGQRQVATIYTELNQYHVVMEWAPRYARSPNALSDVYVPATKTTVVGGQTVTTQVAASTTTSTSSGSSSSSSTTSTASSSTSVPVSANAGLRSASTGNVLSNTATALVPLSAVAKFEEQSVATSVSHEDGELATTISFNLAEGANLGDAREAIAKAEANIAMPTNVRGAFAGTAASAQQSQGQQAILILAALIVIYIVLGILYESLVHPITVLSTLPSAGVGAVLALLMFRMEFSIIALIGVFLLIGIVKKNAILIIDFALEAERSRGLSPLEAVREACLLRFRPILMTTLAAALGALPLAIGFGEGAELRRPLGVAIIGGLIASQLLTLLTTPVVYLLLDKLRRRGKNEHELSRVAPA; this is encoded by the coding sequence ATGAATCTCTCGCTGCCTTTCGTCCGCCGCCCCATAGGCACAGTCCTACTGACCATAGGCATAGCCCTGGCAGGCATAGCCGCATTCTTCGTCCTCCCAGTCTCCCCACTCCCCCAAGTCGATTACCCAGTCATCTCAGTAAGAGCCTCCATCCCCGGAGCAAGCCCCGAGACGATGGCAACCAGCGTAGCAACCCCGCTGGAACGCCACTTAGGCACCATCGCAGGCGTCAACGAAATGACGTCCACCAGCTCGGTAGGCTCCGCCCGAGTCACCCTGCAGTTCGACCTGAGCCGCAACATCGACGGCGCCGCCAGAGAAGTGCAGGCCGCCATCAACGCCAGCCGCGTCGACCTGCCCGCCACACTAAGAAGCAACCCGACCTACCGCAAGGCCAACCCGGCCGCCTCGCCGGTCATCATCCTGGCCCTCACGTCCAAGACCAAGACCCCGGGCCAGATCTACGACGCCGTCTCGAACATCGTCAGCCAGCGCCTGTCCCAGGTAGATGGCGTGGGCGACGTCGAAATCGGCGGTGGCTCGCTCCCAGCCGTGCGCATCGAGCTGCTGCCGTTCGCGCTCAGCCGCTACGGCATCAGCACCGAAGACGTGCGCGCCGCCATCCAGGCCTCCAACGCCAACCGCCCCAAGGGCACGGTCCAGGGCGAAGGCCGCAAGCTGCAGATATACACGCAGACGCCGGCCCTGCGCGCGAGCGACTACGCGCCGATGGTCATCGCCTGGCGCAACGGCGCGGCCGTGCGGCTCCAGGACGTGGCGGAGGTGGTCGATGGCGTGGAAGACACGCGCACGCTCGGCCTGTTCAACGGCGAGCCCGCGATCATCGTGCTGATCACGCGGCAGCCCTCGGCCAACATCATCGAGACCGTCGACAGCGTGCGCGCGCTGCTGCCCGAGCTGCAGGCTCAGCTGCCGCCCGACGTCACGCTGCAGGTGGCGTCGGACAGCACCAACTCCATCCGCGGCTCGCTGCGCGAGGTCGAGCTCACGCTGGTCATCTCGGTCATCCTGGTGGTGCTGGTGGTCAGCCTGTTCCTGCGCAGCGTGCGCGCGACCATCGTGCCCGCAGTGGCCACGGTGGCGGCGCTGCTGGGCACTTTCGGGGTCATGTACCTGCTGGGCTTCAGCCTCAACAACCTGAGCCTGATGGCGCTCACGGTCGCCACCGGCTTCGTGGTGGACGACGCCATCGTGGTGCTCGAAAACACCAGCCGGCACATCGAGTCGGGCATGACGCGCATGAAGGCGGCGCTGCTGGGCGCGAAGGAAGTGGGCTTCACCGTGCTGTCGATCAGCGTGTCGCTGGTGGCGGTGTTCATTCCGCTGCTGTTCATGGGCGGGCAGGTCGGCCGGCTGTTCCGCGAGTTCGCGGTAACGCTGTCGGCGGCGGTGATGATCTCGCTCGTCATCTCGCTGACCACCACGCCCATGATGTGCGCGTGGCTGCTCAAGCCCGGTGGCGAGCACGACAAGAGCAAGCCGCAGGGCCGCTTCGGGCGCATGGCGGCACGCAGCTACGACTGGGTGCTCAAGCGCTACGAGACCAGCCTCGACTGGGCGCTCGACAGCAAGGGGCTGGTCATGCTGATCCTGGTGGCGGTGGTCGGGCTCAATGTGTATCTCTTCAGCGCCGCGCCCAAGGGCTTCTTCCCGCAGCAGGACAGCGGGCAGCTCAACGGCGGCCTGCGTGCCGACCAGAGCATCTCGTCGCAGGCGCTGGCTGCCAAGCTGCGGCAGGTGGTCGACATCATCCGCAAGGACGAGGCGGTCGACACCGTGGTCGGCTTCACCGGCGCAGGCCGGGCGGGGGGCGGCTTCATGTTCGTCAACCTGAAGCCGGCCAACCAGCGCAAGGACAGCGGCCTGGCCGTGATCGCGCGGCTGCGGCCACAGCTCAACGAAGTAACGGGCCTGCGTGTGTTCCTGGGCACCGTGCAGGACGTGCGCTCGGGCGGTCGCGCCAGCAATTCCACCTACCAGTACACGCTCAAGAGCGACAACCTCGCCGACCTGCGCACCTGGGCCCTGAAGCTGTCCGACGAGCTGAAGATGCAGCCGGTGCTGACCGACATCGACACCGACCAGGACGAGAACGGCGTGGAGACGGTGGCCAAAGTCGACCCCGACAGCGCGCGCCGGCTGGGCCTTACTTCCACGGCCGTCGACAACGCGCTCTACAACGCCTTCGGGCAGCGACAGGTGGCGACCATCTACACCGAGCTGAACCAGTATCACGTGGTGATGGAATGGGCGCCGCGCTACGCGCGCAGTCCCAATGCCCTGAGCGACGTGTACGTGCCAGCCACCAAGACGACGGTAGTGGGGGGCCAGACCGTGACCACGCAGGTGGCAGCGAGCACCACGACGTCGACGAGTTCAGGTTCGTCGTCGTCCTCGAGCACGACCAGTACGGCCAGCAGCAGCACCTCCGTGCCGGTGTCGGCCAACGCGGGCCTGCGCAGCGCATCGACCGGCAACGTGCTGAGCAACACGGCCACCGCGCTCGTGCCGCTGTCGGCAGTGGCGAAGTTCGAAGAGCAATCGGTCGCCACCTCGGTGAGCCATGAAGACGGCGAACTGGCGACCACCATCTCGTTCAACCTCGCCGAAGGCGCGAACCTCGGCGATGCGCGCGAGGCCATTGCCAAGGCCGAGGCCAACATCGCGATGCCCACCAACGTGCGCGGCGCCTTCGCCGGCACGGCGGCCAGCGCGCAGCAGTCGCAGGGGCAGCAGGCCATATTGATCCTGGCCGCGCTGATCGTGATCTACATCGTGCTGGGCATCCTGTACGAAAGCCTGGTGCATCCGATCACCGTGCTGTCGACGCTGCCCTCGGCCGGCGTGGGCGCGGTGCTGGCGCTGCTGATGTTCCGCATGGAGTTCTCGATCATTGCGCTGATCGGCGTGTTCCTTCTGATCGGCATCGTGAAGAAGAACGCCATTTTGATCATCGACTTCGCGCTGGAGGCCGAGCGCTCGCGCGGGCTCTCGCCGCTGGAGGCGGTGCGCGAGGCCTGCCTGCTGCGCTTCCGCCCGATCCTGATGACCACGTTGGCGGCCGCGCTGGGCGCGCTGCCGCTGGCCATCGGCTTCGGGGAGGGCGCTGAATTGCGCCGGCCGCTGGGCGTGGCCATCATCGGCGGGCTGATCGCCAGCCAGCTGCTGACCCTGCTGACGACGCCGGTCGTCTACCTGCTGCTCGACAAATTGCGCCGCCGCGGCAAGAACGAACACGAACTGAGCCGGGTCGCGCCAGCTTGA